The Quercus lobata isolate SW786 chromosome 4, ValleyOak3.0 Primary Assembly, whole genome shotgun sequence genome segment aagcactatttttttttagcatatctTTTCTTATCACTTTCTCTACATCTTCTTTTGTCTTTAGCTTTCCACATAGTTTTTcactattttgtttttcaaacatttctttcatctcttttaccattcctttctttttattatttctttatctttaatattattagtattttgtcttttcttatCTTCATGTATAATTCCTATAAGACTAGTTTCTCTTTTTAGTTCGTCATTTTCTTTGTCTTTATAAGTTATAGATATAGCTCTATCAGTTACTTTTGAATTTGTTAAACTATTATTATCATTAACTATTAAGCCATCTTTTCTGCTGTCTATCATATTCATTGATATGCCGGTACTTGTCAAATTATTCTTTTGTCTATTATGCCCAAGGACGGAACCAAGATTTGaactttggggggggggggcaaagcttaaattttttttattttattttttttatgaaaataaaaactaacacctatttcatattcaacaaaatactacatataaaataattgtttcttaaacatttgatattataaaaatgtcgacaaagtataacatacaaaataagtgttttttaaacatttcaacacatttatcaaaatGGAACTCGACGCTCTTTTAAGTCTCGAAAGTCGTCTATAATTGATTCTGTACCAAATTTTGTAGCAATCTCCTTCTCAATGTACAAAATCATAGAGTCCATTAGAAAATCATCTTTCATCTTGTTGCGAAGCCTATTCTTGATAATATTCATGGCTAAAAATGCTCGCTCTGTAGTTGCAGTAGAAACTGGAAGAGTGAGCACAAGTGTAATCAATCTATAAATATATGGGTAAAATAATGATTTTCGGGTTTTTACCAACCATTGGCACAACTCAGAAATACTTGATAGCTTCTTGAAGTCTGGATGCCGAACTACATTGTGCTCATAATGATCAACTTCTACCTTTAAAAGTGTCATTTCTTGATTTGTGAAGTCTTTCGGATAAAACTTGCTTACTAACAACAAAATGTCTATACTTCTAAAGGACTCACGTGCCTCTTTAGGATCAAGAGCTGAACAAAGATTAAGCAATTCCACTTCATGCTTACTAAACCGATGATTTAATTCTTGTAGTATAGAATCTATTGCAGCATAAAAAATATCTACCCGATAATGATGCTCAATTGTGAAGTCATCTTGTTGATAACGAGCTAGACCTCCTCTCTTAACATAACGAGCATTCATATCTGGGACATCTATGTCACATACCTCACAAAATGATTTCACAGTGGTAAGTAAATTATCCCACTCTTCATCTCTGAATTTTTGAATAAGTGCTTTAGTGGATGAAACAAAATTCATCGcatttaaaatgtcttgagGCTGACACTGCAAAGCTTGACAAAGTGCATCAGTGATCTTCATAATTTCTTTCATGAGatgcaaaacaaacacaaattcaaaagaaatcaTAGCATGATAACATGAGTATGCTGCTTCTCATTGGGAAGTAGTATTTCCTTCCTTGATGATCTCTTAAGTAAAATTTCACATATTGGACTAAATATATTTACCAAGCTAGAAATCGATCTCAAGTGAGAACCCCAACGAGTATCTCCAGCTCGTTGTAATGTGCTAATTTGATTAAGTCCTCTTTCAGTTTCAAGCTCaccaatttcaacaaaatatgcAATTTGATCAGCATAAGCTTTTTTTAGTTGCTCAGTACGCTTACGTGAAGCACAAACAACATTGACAATAGAtgataatctattaaaaaaactttgaaCAAGAATAACTTCTTTTGATGCTGCCACTAATGCTAATTGCAAACGATGTGCAAAACAATGAATGAAGTAAGCATATGGACAATCATTTGAAACCAAAGCTTTTAATCCATTCCACTCACCTCGCATATTGCTTGCACCATCATATCCTTGCCCTCGAATATCTTGAATATCTAGACTATGATGTGACAAGATAGAATATATTTCatcttttagggttaatgtcgTAGTATCGAGGACATGGACCACCCCAAAAAAACGTTCTCGAACAAAACCATCTTTGTCTATAAATCTTATAACAATAGCCATTTGCTCCTTCATTGACTCATCACGAGCTTCATCAACAATTAGGCAAAACTTTGCATCACCAATTTCTTCACGAATTGCCTTCTTCACCTTgtttgaaaatacatgtaagatttccttttggatttttggtgatttgtaaGAGGCATTTTTGGGAGCTTTCTCTATCACTTCTGCAACATATTCATTATATGATACCACCAAATCcaatatttcaagaaaattcCCATGATTAATTGAATCAGAACTTTCATCTCGTCCTCTAAAAGCAAGTCCTTGAAATGCAAGCACTTTGACAACATCAATTGAGGCCTTTAACCGCAACCGATTGCTTTCAATTTGATCAGAATTGAATTTCAAGTACCTTTTGTATGTGTTGAGACTGGTTCATCAAATCTGTCATCGCTTTCTCGGAAGCTCTATGAAAAGAGTTAGGTTGTTTCCCCATATgattcaaaaaggaaaaattatttcCATCATTAACTTTCTTCCAATTCCGAAATCCATCTTTAGTGAATACATGACTCCCAAAATTCCTAGTTGGCTTGTCAAAGAGAAAGCACGGTAGACAAAAAGCAACATCTTTACTAGGTGAATATTCAAGCCATGGACTAAATTCCTTAATTGCAAACCATGAATGTTTAAATTTACGAGAATTCCTTCCAAATTTAGTTTTCTTGTACTCATCTAGTTTAGGTTGGTATGGACCAAGATTAATGTAAGCTCTTCGAATTTCATCCCGTTCATTAGCATCATATTTGCTTACGCATTCCAAGATCACGCACAAAACCTGTACTTTTGTCAATGGTGACATTTGGAACTTCTGTTTGGAGATTTTTAGAAACTGGGACATCAACGGATTCAACGCTAGGGGTTGGCAATC includes the following:
- the LOC115985506 gene encoding zinc finger MYM-type protein 1-like — protein: MSPLTKVQVLCVILECVSKYDANERDEIRRAYINLGPYQPKLDEYKKTKFGRNSRKFKHSWFAIKEFSPWLEYSPSKDVAFCLPCFLFDKPTRNFGSHVFTKDGFRNWKKVNDGNNFSFLNHMGKQPNSFHRASEKAMTDLMNQSQHIQKASIDVVKVLAFQGLAFRGRDESSDSINHGNFLEILDLVVSYNEYVAEVIEKAPKNASYKSPKIQKEILHVFSNKVKKAIREEIGDAKFCLIVDEARDESMKEQMAIVIRFIDKDGFVRERFFGVVHVLDTTTLTLKDEIYSILSHHSLDIQDIRGQGYDGASNMRGEWNGLKALVSNDCPYAYFIHCFAHRLQLALVAASKEVILVQSFFNRLSSIVNVVCASRKRTEQLKKAYADQIAYFVEIGELETERGLNQISTLQRAGDTRWGSHLRSISSLVNIFSPICEILLKRSSRKEILLPNEKQHTHVIML
- the LOC115985505 gene encoding uncharacterized protein LOC115985505, which produces MKITDALCQALQCQPQDILNAMNFVSSTKALIQKFRDEEWDNLLTTVKSFCEVCDIDVPDMNARYVKRGGLARYQQDDFTIEHHYRVDIFYAAIDSILQELNHRFSKHEVELLNLCSALDPKEARESFRSIDILLLVSKFYPKDFTNQEMTLLKVEVDHYEHNVVRHPDFKKLSSISELCQWLVKTRKSLFYPYIYRLITLVLTLPVSTATTERAFLAMNIIKNRLRNKMKDDFLMDSMILYIEKEIATKFGTESIIDDFRDLKERRVPF